In Cytophagia bacterium CHB2, the genomic window CGCGAGAATATCGCTGGTCAGCGAATGCGAAACCGTGTTGAGCACAATCGTCAAATCCCATCCGCGACGAAGCTGCCTCCAAAACTGCCAAAGCTTGCGCGGCGTCCAATTCCAGCCATGTTCTTCAAAGGTCAAAACTTCGTCAATATACGGATTGTGAGCTGCAACACCGGCGGTATACTGCCGCACCAGCACGCCGATATGCGCATGCGGAAACCGTTCCCGCAGCGCACGCAACACCGGCGTGGCCAGCAAAAAATCGCCGAGATAATCGTGCTGCCGAATCACGAGAATACGGCGAATCGCGGCCGGATCAACCATTGCCGGTGTGATCACCTCACGCACAAAAATCCGCTCTAAAACCGCGAGGCCGCGGCGTTTGAAAAATTGCTCGAAACGGTTCCACCAATGCAAAAGAATTTTCTCCGGATCTCTAAAATTCAAACGAAGGGATTGCTTTGCCACCAAGGCTCATGTTGTGAAGCTGTATTCTATACTGCTATAATTCGATAAGTGTTTGCGCCAAAAAAAATGAAGCAGGCGAGTCGAAGTTGATCACCGGTTTCGCCGCCATGTTTTTCGTTTGGCGTGCTGCTCAAATAGGGTTTCGATTTTTTGCATCATGGTGTTCAGCGAAAAATACTTTTCAGCGCGGGCGCGCGCCGCGAGACCGAAGGCACGGCGCCTTGTTTGATCTTGCAGCAATTCGCAAACGCGCGCCGCCAATGCGGCTGCATCGCCGGGTGGCACCAGGAAACCGGTGCGACCCTCGTCCACGATTTCCGGCATGCTGCTGACAGCGGTTGTCACAACGGGTTTGGCAGCCGCCATGGCTTCGATGAGCACAATGCCAAACCCCTCCCAAAAGGAGGGCAATAGCAAGA contains:
- a CDS encoding glycosyltransferase family 9 protein, producing MAKQSLRLNFRDPEKILLHWWNRFEQFFKRRGLAVLERIFVREVITPAMVDPAAIRRILVIRQHDYLGDFLLATPVLRALRERFPHAHIGVLVRQYTAGVAAHNPYIDEVLTFEEHGWNWTPRKLWQFWRQLRRGWDLTIVLNTVSHSLTSDILA